The proteins below are encoded in one region of Cryptosporangium minutisporangium:
- a CDS encoding sulfotransferase domain-containing protein: MLRHVEVPDPLRAAKRRVPRPVKRVVRRAVRRYGEHTADQRTLPDFLIIGTKRGGTTSVWNWLVRHPNVAPMFPALQQIKSPHYFDIHYSRGERWYRSHFPSRAALDRAAQRTGIRPLTGEASPYYLFHPLVPERVQHTVPKARLVVLLRNPVDRAYSNYWERRGSAAECLPTFEAAIDAEEGRLRGETERILTDPNYYSYHHDWHSYLARGRYVEQVARWLDRFGRDQLLIMPFEDLRKNPSGAYRTLQEFLSLPVVEPPRLAHHNKLPAPPMATATRARLVEYYRPYNARLAELLGVSFDWDR; the protein is encoded by the coding sequence ATGCTTCGCCACGTCGAGGTGCCGGATCCGCTGCGTGCCGCCAAGCGCCGGGTGCCGCGCCCGGTGAAGCGGGTGGTCCGCCGCGCGGTGCGACGCTACGGCGAGCACACCGCCGACCAGCGCACGCTGCCGGACTTCCTGATCATCGGCACGAAGCGCGGGGGCACCACCTCGGTCTGGAACTGGCTGGTCCGCCACCCGAACGTCGCACCGATGTTCCCGGCGCTCCAGCAGATCAAGAGCCCGCACTACTTCGACATCCACTACAGCCGCGGCGAGCGCTGGTACCGCTCGCACTTCCCGAGCCGCGCCGCGCTCGACCGGGCGGCCCAACGCACCGGCATCCGACCGCTGACCGGCGAGGCGAGCCCTTACTACCTGTTCCACCCGCTGGTGCCGGAGCGGGTTCAGCACACCGTCCCCAAGGCACGGCTGGTGGTGCTGCTCCGCAACCCGGTCGACCGGGCCTACTCCAACTACTGGGAGCGGCGCGGCTCGGCTGCCGAGTGCCTGCCCACGTTCGAGGCCGCGATCGACGCCGAGGAGGGGCGGCTACGCGGCGAGACCGAGCGGATCCTGACCGATCCGAACTACTACTCGTACCACCACGACTGGCACAGCTACCTGGCTCGCGGCCGGTACGTCGAGCAGGTGGCCCGGTGGCTCGACCGGTTCGGCCGTGACCAGCTGCTGATCATGCCGTTCGAGGACCTCCGGAAGAACCCGAGCGGCGCCTACCGGACGCTGCAGGAGTTCCTCAGCCTGCCGGTCGTCGAGCCACCGCGGCTGGCCCACCACAACAAGCTTCCGGCTCCGCCGATGGCCACGGCGACCAGGGCGCGACTCGTCGAGTACTACCGCCCGTACAACGCCCGCCTGGCCGAGCTGCTCGGCGTGTCCTTCGACTGGGATCGCTGA
- a CDS encoding fibronectin type III domain-containing protein encodes MRPPSDPGGRQDRHQTPDPSHRRRRLSRGATAIALLGTAIGLIPATPAAATRADRVPTAGTASTKVFTADAQPTWQTNGTVWAVTHVAGVVYIGGSFSTVRPPGAAPGTREVARDNLAAFDARTGNLLPLSHRFASPRHAFSDSKPDVTCDVDWDAQVYTCDTIYRIKASPDGSTIYVAGDFTTVDGQARSKIAAFPTANAARVNPPLDRRFAPRGINSRVRALAVGPRTVYAGGLFTQAGGAARERVAAFDRRTGAVTTFNASADGEVIAMSLSADYSRLVVGGNYNTLNGVAQHALGAVSPSTGRSTAWAWRGVPRTSYITDMAVDSNAVYLTANGEGTWDGRAAVDPRTGRLKWFDSCLGASWAAALHGDLLYTGSHAHNCNDTDGGFPEQATDQAEPRYYRLLAQTTRGNSTTIQYWFPSTNGGDPNIPATRSPSKLGPRAMASDGRSLWVGGQFTTVNNVPQQGLTRFTLTARSKPPATPAAPTLQNSGQSQVTVTWRGVEDLDDPVVTYQVYRGSTLVYRGRASAKPWETSKSYSFTDRGLTAGTTVRYTVRAVDGRGTAGAFSPAATATVGRSVDEGNGNGWSDPWGNGWGEQDNAWSDTDWSWGGW; translated from the coding sequence GTGCGTCCTCCCTCCGATCCTGGCGGTCGCCAGGACCGTCATCAGACCCCCGACCCTTCCCACCGCCGACGTCGGCTCAGCCGTGGCGCGACCGCGATCGCGCTGCTCGGCACCGCGATCGGACTGATACCGGCCACACCGGCGGCGGCGACCCGAGCCGACCGGGTACCCACCGCGGGTACGGCGTCCACCAAGGTTTTCACCGCGGACGCTCAGCCGACGTGGCAGACGAACGGGACGGTGTGGGCGGTCACCCACGTCGCCGGTGTCGTCTACATCGGCGGCAGCTTCTCGACCGTCCGGCCGCCCGGTGCGGCACCCGGAACCCGCGAGGTGGCCCGGGACAACCTGGCTGCCTTCGACGCCCGGACCGGGAACCTGCTGCCGCTCTCCCACCGCTTCGCCTCGCCCCGGCACGCGTTCAGCGACTCCAAGCCGGATGTCACCTGCGACGTCGACTGGGACGCCCAGGTCTACACCTGCGACACGATCTACCGGATCAAGGCCTCACCGGACGGATCGACGATCTACGTGGCCGGTGACTTCACCACCGTGGACGGCCAGGCCCGGAGCAAAATCGCGGCGTTCCCGACCGCGAACGCCGCCCGGGTCAACCCGCCGCTCGACCGCCGCTTCGCCCCGCGCGGCATCAACTCCCGGGTGCGTGCGCTGGCGGTCGGTCCGCGGACGGTCTACGCCGGTGGGCTGTTCACCCAGGCCGGCGGCGCCGCCCGGGAGCGGGTCGCCGCGTTCGACCGGCGTACCGGCGCCGTGACCACGTTCAACGCCAGCGCGGACGGCGAGGTCATCGCGATGTCGCTGTCCGCGGACTACTCGCGGCTGGTCGTCGGCGGCAACTACAACACGCTCAACGGCGTCGCTCAGCATGCGCTCGGAGCGGTCAGTCCGAGCACCGGCCGGAGCACCGCGTGGGCGTGGCGCGGCGTCCCCCGGACGTCGTACATCACCGACATGGCCGTGGACAGCAACGCTGTCTACCTGACGGCCAACGGCGAGGGGACGTGGGACGGGCGGGCCGCCGTCGATCCGCGGACCGGTCGGCTGAAGTGGTTCGACAGTTGCCTCGGCGCAAGCTGGGCGGCGGCACTCCACGGCGACCTGCTCTACACGGGTTCGCACGCGCACAACTGCAACGACACCGATGGTGGCTTCCCCGAGCAGGCCACCGACCAGGCGGAGCCGCGCTACTACCGGCTGCTGGCGCAGACCACCCGCGGTAACAGCACGACGATCCAGTACTGGTTCCCGTCGACGAACGGCGGTGACCCGAACATTCCGGCGACCCGTTCGCCGTCGAAGCTGGGCCCACGCGCGATGGCCAGCGACGGCCGGTCGCTCTGGGTCGGTGGTCAGTTCACGACCGTCAACAACGTGCCGCAGCAGGGCCTGACCCGGTTCACGCTCACCGCGCGGTCGAAGCCACCGGCGACGCCCGCCGCGCCGACCCTGCAGAACAGTGGACAGAGCCAGGTGACGGTCACCTGGCGTGGGGTCGAGGACCTCGACGACCCGGTCGTCACCTACCAGGTCTACCGCGGTTCGACGTTGGTGTACCGAGGCCGCGCGTCGGCGAAGCCGTGGGAGACGTCGAAGAGTTATTCGTTCACCGACCGCGGACTGACCGCAGGCACGACGGTTCGGTACACGGTCCGCGCGGTGGACGGACGCGGCACCGCAGGCGCGTTCTCGCCGGCGGCGACCGCCACCGTCGGCCGGAGCGTCGACGAGGGCAACGGCAACGGCTGGTCCGACCCGTGGGGCAACGGCTGGGGAGAGCAGGACAACGCCTGGTCCGACACGGACTGGAGCTGGGGCGGCTGGTAA
- a CDS encoding 3'(2'),5'-bisphosphate nucleotidase CysQ, with translation MTCDSDVELARLLATHAGVILLRLRTRKPGPASRLKADGDRRSHDFLTAALAKLRPADAVLSEEGADDSVRLSARRVWIVDPLDGTREYSELDRDDWAIHVALWEDGDLVAGAVALPGLGPTLTSEQPPQLRPAAPQPRILVSRSRPPAYAEAVAEKLGAELLLMGSAGAKAMAVVRGQAEAYLHDGGQYEWDSAAPVVVARAGGLHTSRVDGSPLSYNNANPYQPDLLICRPELAEQMLSAIEASK, from the coding sequence ATGACGTGCGATTCCGACGTCGAGTTAGCACGGTTGCTGGCCACGCACGCCGGCGTGATCCTGCTCCGGCTGCGCACCCGTAAGCCGGGGCCGGCGAGCCGGCTGAAGGCCGACGGCGACCGACGGTCCCACGACTTCCTCACCGCGGCACTGGCCAAGCTCCGGCCGGCCGACGCGGTGCTCTCCGAGGAGGGCGCGGACGACTCGGTCCGGCTGTCGGCCCGGCGGGTCTGGATCGTCGACCCGCTCGATGGCACGCGCGAGTACTCGGAGCTCGATCGGGACGACTGGGCGATCCACGTCGCGCTCTGGGAGGACGGCGACCTGGTGGCCGGCGCGGTCGCGCTGCCCGGCCTAGGGCCCACGCTCACCAGCGAGCAGCCTCCCCAGTTGCGTCCGGCGGCGCCGCAGCCGCGGATCCTGGTGAGCCGCAGCAGGCCGCCCGCGTACGCCGAGGCGGTCGCCGAGAAGCTCGGCGCGGAGCTGCTGCTGATGGGGTCGGCCGGGGCGAAGGCGATGGCGGTCGTCCGCGGCCAGGCCGAGGCGTACCTGCACGACGGCGGGCAGTACGAGTGGGACTCGGCCGCGCCGGTGGTGGTGGCTCGTGCCGGGGGTCTGCACACGTCCCGGGTGGACGGATCCCCGCTGTCGTACAACAACGCCAACCCGTACCAGCCCGACCTGCTGATCTGCCGTCCCGAACTCGCGGAACAGATGCTGTCGGCCATCGAAGCGTCCAAGTAA
- a CDS encoding sigma-70 family RNA polymerase sigma factor, with product MASASVPRIGLAALPDTAELPQLEPDEVSGLTDLVNEPETEVDESEAGPAIGHRPAGSRRANLAPEEAAMLVSAAAGGDRSAWDALVDAYGGLIWTVARNHRLSSGDAGDVSQTTWLRLVENIDRLSDPSRVGAWLATTARRECLRLLGRAKRTVLSGEELDPATDRLRLATPEADAALLAAEQEAEMRSAFGRLTPRCRELLQLLLLDPAPSYDEISAALDIPIGSIGPTRGRCLEKLRGIVEGTGINPATAGSS from the coding sequence CCAGCTCGAACCCGACGAGGTGTCCGGCCTCACCGACCTGGTGAACGAGCCGGAGACCGAGGTCGACGAGTCCGAGGCGGGTCCCGCGATCGGCCACCGCCCGGCCGGCAGTCGTCGGGCGAACCTGGCTCCCGAGGAAGCCGCGATGCTGGTGAGCGCCGCCGCCGGTGGGGACCGCAGCGCCTGGGACGCGCTGGTCGATGCGTACGGCGGCCTGATCTGGACCGTCGCCCGCAACCACCGGCTGAGCTCCGGGGACGCCGGCGACGTCAGCCAGACGACCTGGCTGCGGCTGGTGGAGAACATCGACCGGCTCAGCGATCCCAGCCGGGTGGGCGCCTGGCTCGCCACCACCGCACGGCGGGAGTGCCTCCGGCTGCTCGGCCGGGCGAAGCGCACGGTGCTCTCCGGCGAAGAGCTCGACCCGGCCACCGACCGGCTCCGGCTGGCGACGCCCGAGGCGGACGCCGCCCTGCTCGCCGCCGAACAGGAGGCCGAGATGCGGAGCGCGTTCGGACGGCTCACCCCCCGCTGCCGCGAACTCCTGCAACTGCTGCTGCTCGATCCGGCGCCCAGCTACGACGAGATCTCCGCCGCGTTGGACATCCCGATCGGGAGCATCGGCCCCACGCGCGGCCGGTGTCTGGAGAAGCTGCGGGGAATCGTCGAAGGCACGGGTATCAATCCGGCGACTGCCGGCTCTTCCTAG